A stretch of Clostridia bacterium DNA encodes these proteins:
- a CDS encoding aldehyde ferredoxin oxidoreductase family protein, whose product MAGYTGKIIKLDLCTNQVQIEYKDDEFYRLHFGGRNIICHYLMNELPEYTDPLAPDNLLIFATGVVTGVPLAGCGRNSVGAKSPVTGGYGEAEAGGYFGAELKKAGYDALVIKGKAKKPVILIIEDENIRIEDAGNLWGQKVADVDKYLKESIHKTVRTAIIGPGAEKLVQYGCILNDIVHAYGRNGIGAVMGSKNLKAVAVKGTGKVELAAPEEIKRIAKWFKETSDITMGWAKSMGTPGSLLVQNLIGGLPTRNFQEGCFEGAEKISGESMHEKYLVGRDTCFACSVRCKQVVKINNERIKVDSVYGGPEYETLAAFGSMCGVDDLEYICKANELCNAYSIDTITTGNVVAFFMELFEKKKIPKEYLDGEDYSFGNAVAMLRLIEMIVNQKGVGRELSKGIDSFARLIGLADDDAVLTIKGQPPAFHDPRIKKGLGIGYVMSPTGADHNHNIFDEQYEEGSWGMALMDSFGIHKGIPKEVLNKDKVRMLVFGHYHFSLFNSLVMCYFMPYSNETIKEIVNAATGWNTTIFELMQVGERSINYARLFNLREGLSVLDDEMPKRFKKVAVGPEGKDLVEEQDYLQAKKDYYAMMGWDEMGVPTHGKLLELQLEDFAW is encoded by the coding sequence ATGGCTGGCTATACCGGAAAAATAATTAAACTAGATTTATGTACCAACCAGGTGCAGATTGAATACAAGGATGATGAATTTTATAGACTGCATTTTGGTGGACGCAATATTATTTGTCATTATCTAATGAATGAATTGCCAGAGTATACTGACCCTTTGGCTCCAGACAATTTGTTGATTTTTGCAACTGGAGTAGTGACCGGAGTACCACTGGCTGGTTGTGGTCGGAATAGTGTTGGTGCTAAATCACCAGTTACTGGTGGATATGGAGAAGCAGAAGCAGGAGGATATTTTGGCGCTGAATTGAAGAAAGCGGGTTATGACGCCCTCGTAATTAAAGGGAAAGCGAAAAAGCCAGTAATTTTGATTATTGAGGATGAAAATATCAGGATTGAGGATGCAGGAAATCTCTGGGGCCAGAAAGTTGCTGATGTTGATAAATATCTTAAGGAGAGCATTCATAAGACAGTACGAACAGCCATAATAGGACCTGGTGCTGAGAAATTAGTCCAATATGGATGCATTTTAAACGACATTGTCCATGCTTACGGAAGGAATGGAATTGGGGCAGTTATGGGCTCTAAGAATCTAAAAGCTGTTGCAGTTAAGGGAACTGGAAAGGTTGAATTGGCGGCTCCTGAAGAAATTAAGAGGATTGCCAAATGGTTCAAGGAAACTAGCGATATAACCATGGGATGGGCAAAGAGTATGGGTACACCAGGGTCGCTATTGGTGCAAAACTTAATTGGTGGGCTTCCAACAAGAAACTTTCAAGAAGGATGTTTTGAAGGTGCTGAGAAGATTTCCGGGGAGAGTATGCATGAAAAGTATCTAGTTGGTAGGGATACATGTTTTGCTTGTTCAGTACGCTGCAAGCAAGTAGTTAAGATTAACAACGAACGGATTAAAGTCGATTCTGTTTATGGTGGCCCGGAGTATGAGACACTAGCAGCATTCGGATCCATGTGTGGTGTGGATGACTTAGAATACATATGCAAGGCGAATGAGTTATGCAATGCTTATTCAATAGATACTATTACAACTGGTAATGTAGTAGCTTTTTTTATGGAACTCTTTGAAAAGAAAAAAATACCTAAGGAATATCTAGATGGTGAAGATTACTCTTTCGGCAATGCTGTTGCCATGCTTCGACTTATAGAAATGATTGTAAACCAGAAAGGTGTTGGGCGAGAATTATCAAAAGGAATAGATTCTTTTGCTAGATTGATAGGGCTTGCGGATGATGACGCAGTGCTCACTATCAAGGGTCAGCCCCCAGCCTTCCATGATCCCAGAATAAAAAAAGGGCTGGGCATTGGTTATGTTATGTCTCCGACTGGTGCGGACCATAATCATAATATATTTGATGAACAATATGAAGAGGGTAGTTGGGGAATGGCTCTTATGGATTCATTCGGAATTCATAAGGGAATTCCAAAAGAAGTGCTTAATAAGGATAAGGTTAGAATGCTAGTTTTCGGCCACTATCATTTTAGTCTCTTCAATAGTTTGGTAATGTGCTATTTTATGCCCTACAGCAACGAAACCATTAAGGAAATTGTTAATGCAGCTACTGGCTGGAATACCACAATTTTTGAATTAATGCAGGTTGGTGAGAGAAGCATCAATTATGCCAGACTATTTAATTTACGCGAGGGTCTGAGTGTTTTAGATGATGAAATGCCAAAACGATTTAAAAAGGTCGCGGTAGGACCTGAGGGTAAAGATTTAGTTGAAGAACAAGACTATCTTCAAGCGAAGAAAGACTATTACGCCATGATGGGGTGGGACGAAATGGGCGTGCCCACACATGGCAAACTACTGGAATTGCAGTTAGAAGATTTTGCGTGGTAG
- a CDS encoding glycoside hydrolase family 31 protein — protein sequence MYIDNNEWISIELAQDEVFRFRPIIKNTTGVITEYFPREISNRNVKCFDSSNKEIIIQADFGSDKHNFIIEGEEEGVSQDDWIGIIIDAGDEDHYLGFGESFESYDQKGMEVDLWVTNGAFGKYRYKPIPFFLNPRGYGLSINLDRRSLCRLQCPDQKKSATLVSADEKFDFSLIVQDNLKKILKIYMESVGKPELPEEWVFGPWKSRDWQLENQESVHNDFHKQRNLGIAATVKLIDASWQSSYITFDFHKERFPFPEKMMAEAQKMGYKIILWVAPWMSLESESYEEMHRKGFLVKDKDGNPYVTRLGNDPGFVGTCFDFTNPSFIKYWKEKISKLMDIGVAGFKTDFGEQIDEDAVFYNGKSGREMHNIFPYLYNKATWDVVKERKGYLLGRSAWRFSQSIPGVWAGDQTSDFCRWSGLPSAITAGITAGLSGFGFWTSDIGGYFSSPDKETLLRWTQFGTFSPVMQLHGMGEHDPWKYDEETLVTYRKYSELRMRLLPYIYASAKEASNAGIPMMRGLALEYPRDSVLYENVANQYEYFFGEGILCCPICFGGTKRQVYLPEGDWCDWWSGEIYEGNKAYCIQAELTKTPLFLKKGAIIATYDQAMMTTEPVNGKKPSRPDLVFEIYPGVLGEFESSEGVKVAYNLEKDRIIVSLKGLSKGQKIGLKFRGEYKIIQCDTCEVLKIGSQKSLPAILLGGNFLMQRIDIEAQKDGDCTLILGYKE from the coding sequence ATGTATATTGATAATAATGAATGGATAAGCATTGAATTAGCTCAAGATGAAGTTTTTCGTTTTCGCCCAATAATTAAAAATACAACAGGAGTCATAACTGAGTATTTTCCAAGAGAAATATCGAACCGAAATGTTAAATGCTTCGACTCATCCAATAAGGAAATAATAATCCAGGCAGATTTTGGGTCAGATAAACACAATTTTATAATTGAAGGTGAAGAAGAAGGTGTATCACAAGATGATTGGATAGGAATAATTATCGATGCAGGTGACGAGGACCATTATTTGGGATTCGGAGAAAGCTTTGAATCCTATGACCAAAAAGGTATGGAAGTGGATCTATGGGTTACGAATGGAGCGTTTGGTAAATATCGCTATAAACCTATTCCTTTTTTCTTAAACCCAAGAGGTTATGGGCTGAGCATCAATTTAGATAGGAGAAGCCTTTGTAGACTACAGTGTCCTGACCAAAAAAAGAGTGCTACTTTGGTGAGTGCTGATGAAAAATTTGATTTTAGTCTTATTGTACAAGATAACCTTAAAAAAATACTGAAGATTTATATGGAGAGCGTAGGTAAACCTGAATTACCAGAAGAATGGGTATTCGGTCCATGGAAATCAAGGGACTGGCAATTGGAAAATCAGGAATCAGTCCACAATGATTTTCATAAACAAAGGAACCTAGGTATTGCTGCTACCGTAAAATTGATTGATGCCTCTTGGCAGTCTAGTTATATAACTTTTGATTTTCACAAAGAACGCTTTCCATTTCCTGAAAAAATGATGGCAGAAGCTCAAAAAATGGGCTATAAAATCATACTCTGGGTTGCTCCTTGGATGTCTCTGGAATCAGAAAGTTATGAAGAAATGCATAGGAAGGGATTTTTAGTAAAAGACAAGGATGGAAATCCTTATGTGACAAGATTAGGAAACGATCCAGGATTTGTAGGAACATGTTTTGATTTTACAAATCCGAGTTTTATCAAGTACTGGAAAGAAAAAATTTCAAAATTAATGGATATAGGTGTTGCGGGCTTTAAGACAGATTTTGGTGAGCAGATTGATGAAGATGCCGTATTTTACAATGGAAAGTCTGGGAGAGAAATGCATAATATCTTTCCATACTTATACAACAAGGCAACATGGGACGTTGTAAAGGAAAGAAAAGGCTACCTGTTAGGTAGATCAGCATGGAGATTTTCTCAGAGTATACCAGGTGTTTGGGCCGGTGATCAGACGAGTGATTTTTGCAGATGGAGTGGGTTGCCGAGTGCTATTACAGCTGGAATCACGGCGGGCCTTTCCGGATTTGGATTTTGGACCAGCGATATAGGGGGGTACTTTTCGAGTCCTGACAAGGAAACTTTACTTAGGTGGACACAGTTTGGTACATTTTCTCCTGTTATGCAACTGCACGGCATGGGAGAGCACGACCCGTGGAAATATGATGAAGAGACCTTGGTGACTTATCGAAAATATTCGGAATTGCGCATGAGATTATTGCCTTATATCTATGCAAGCGCCAAGGAAGCGAGCAATGCAGGAATCCCCATGATGCGCGGCTTAGCATTGGAATATCCAAGAGATAGTGTGCTATACGAAAATGTAGCAAATCAATATGAATACTTTTTCGGTGAAGGGATTCTTTGTTGCCCGATTTGTTTTGGAGGCACGAAAAGGCAAGTATATCTTCCAGAAGGCGACTGGTGTGACTGGTGGAGTGGAGAAATCTATGAGGGAAATAAAGCATATTGCATCCAGGCTGAATTGACTAAGACACCTTTATTTCTTAAAAAAGGCGCTATTATTGCCACCTATGACCAAGCCATGATGACGACTGAGCCGGTAAATGGAAAAAAACCATCGAGACCGGATTTAGTTTTTGAAATTTATCCAGGCGTTTTAGGTGAATTTGAATCGAGTGAAGGGGTAAAGGTTGCTTACAACTTGGAAAAAGACCGAATAATTGTTTCTCTGAAAGGATTATCTAAGGGACAGAAAATTGGACTCAAATTTAGGGGAGAATATAAAATTATCCAGTGTGATACTTGCGAGGTTCTGAAAATAGGAAGTCAGAAATCTTTGCCAGCAATTCTGCTTGGTGGGAACTTTTTGATGCAAAGGATAGATATAGAGGCCCAAAAAGATGGAGATTGTACCTTAATATTGGGATATAAGGAGTAA
- a CDS encoding class II fructose-bisphosphate aldolase encodes MSYVNGTEMLRKAMNQGYGIGAFNVYNFETVKAVIQGASEAKAPVMIQIWPGYFDMGVISAKSIASIVKAEAEAADIPVSLHLDHCENLEGIMQSIVAGFGSVMIDASVHKYADNVRISKKIVEIAHCVGVGVEAELGHVSFGDCSAEGAEGQNVLTLPEEAASFIKDTNVDSLAISVGTVHGIYKEEPKLDFSRVERISEITDIPLVLHGSSYVAEEELSRMIKCGITKVNFATELSINMVSGIKEAIKSNPDCIFANEITGVGMDKVKTLVKQKIAALGAEGKG; translated from the coding sequence ATGAGTTATGTAAATGGAACAGAAATGTTAAGAAAAGCCATGAACCAGGGGTATGGTATTGGGGCATTTAATGTTTACAATTTTGAAACAGTGAAAGCCGTTATTCAAGGAGCTTCTGAAGCTAAGGCACCGGTAATGATTCAGATATGGCCAGGATACTTTGATATGGGTGTCATATCAGCAAAAAGCATTGCTTCCATTGTAAAGGCGGAAGCAGAGGCAGCGGACATACCTGTGTCCCTTCATCTTGATCATTGCGAGAATCTTGAAGGCATAATGCAGTCCATTGTTGCTGGATTTGGAAGTGTGATGATTGATGCATCAGTTCATAAATACGCTGATAATGTGCGTATTAGCAAAAAAATTGTAGAAATTGCCCATTGTGTTGGAGTAGGTGTTGAGGCTGAATTGGGACATGTTTCGTTTGGAGATTGTAGTGCCGAAGGTGCAGAAGGGCAAAATGTACTAACTCTACCTGAGGAGGCAGCTTCTTTTATTAAAGACACCAATGTAGATTCTCTGGCTATATCTGTAGGGACAGTCCATGGGATATATAAGGAAGAACCAAAGTTGGACTTTTCAAGAGTGGAAAGAATTAGTGAGATTACAGATATTCCATTGGTATTACATGGTTCATCCTATGTTGCTGAAGAGGAGCTTAGTAGGATGATTAAATGTGGCATTACTAAGGTGAATTTTGCTACTGAACTATCCATAAATATGGTATCGGGTATTAAAGAAGCAATAAAATCTAATCCGGACTGTATATTTGCGAACGAAATAACTGGTGTTGGAATGGATAAAGTTAAAACATTGGTTAAACAAAAAATTGCTGCACTGGGAGCAGAGGGGAAGGGTTGA
- a CDS encoding ROK family transcriptional regulator: MSKRLGVRDIGEYNRKRILRILREIPDISRAELVKETSLAAPSISRIVAELIDAGLIQEVGIGTSKGGRKPICLRINPNARYVIGVDIKPDKVMFVRSNLYSIILDRIEIPLKIKSNQSDAVKYIIDELGNFIESTGIDMSNLVGIGIAVPGLIDSLNGVVRYSSHLDWKNVQLRKLINEKIDVSVYLENTTTAAMIAERWEGHGKNLKNFIYLYIGEGIGAAYILNDQIYRGSYYSSIELGHTIICPKGDLCSCGKYGCWEAMASSRALRKSYLRYKKQQNQEIRDFSADFDEQDQMVQAILLDEKDGVKAIRECMDYLVIGLVNVVNTFIPERIVINGWPRYLRANQKLEILNEVKEKAMNGLEDIIDIEYSEQAKDGPIKGATMTALNDFFSV, encoded by the coding sequence ATGAGTAAGCGGCTTGGAGTCAGAGATATTGGAGAATACAACAGAAAGAGAATACTTAGAATCCTAAGAGAAATACCCGATATCTCGCGAGCGGAGCTGGTTAAGGAAACTAGTTTAGCAGCCCCTAGTATATCCCGAATCGTGGCAGAGTTAATTGATGCTGGCCTGATTCAAGAAGTAGGTATCGGAACTTCTAAAGGAGGCAGAAAGCCAATATGCCTTCGAATAAATCCGAATGCTAGGTATGTCATTGGAGTTGACATAAAGCCTGATAAAGTTATGTTTGTTCGAAGCAATTTGTATTCAATTATATTGGACCGTATCGAAATACCCTTGAAAATTAAAAGCAATCAGTCCGATGCGGTTAAATATATAATTGATGAACTTGGGAATTTTATTGAGAGTACTGGAATTGATATGTCAAATTTGGTTGGGATAGGTATTGCTGTTCCAGGATTAATTGATTCCCTAAATGGTGTGGTTCGTTATTCATCGCATCTAGATTGGAAAAATGTTCAACTAAGAAAGTTAATTAATGAAAAAATAGATGTATCTGTTTATTTAGAGAACACAACTACGGCAGCTATGATCGCAGAACGTTGGGAAGGTCATGGAAAAAATCTAAAGAATTTCATATATCTATATATAGGAGAAGGTATAGGTGCAGCCTACATCTTAAATGATCAGATTTATCGGGGCTCATACTACAGTTCTATAGAATTAGGACACACCATTATATGCCCTAAAGGAGACTTGTGTAGTTGTGGTAAATATGGTTGTTGGGAGGCCATGGCTTCTTCAAGAGCTTTGCGCAAATCCTATCTCCGTTACAAGAAACAACAAAACCAGGAAATTAGAGATTTTTCAGCAGATTTTGATGAACAAGACCAGATGGTACAGGCAATTCTTCTTGACGAAAAAGACGGAGTGAAAGCGATAAGAGAATGCATGGATTACCTAGTCATTGGCCTAGTTAATGTAGTGAATACATTTATTCCTGAACGAATCGTTATCAATGGGTGGCCGAGATATCTACGAGCTAACCAGAAGCTTGAAATACTGAATGAAGTAAAAGAGAAAGCGATGAATGGACTGGAAGATATTATTGATATTGAATATTCTGAACAAGCAAAAGATGGTCCAATTAAAGGGGCGACAATGACCGCACTGAATGACTTTTTTTCTGTGTGA